The following coding sequences lie in one Arachis stenosperma cultivar V10309 chromosome 5, arast.V10309.gnm1.PFL2, whole genome shotgun sequence genomic window:
- the LOC130980529 gene encoding uncharacterized protein LOC130980529 produces the protein MASEESFLVLVHYRGSIKRKTRSGVKFTDKDPLCIIVTPTTTYDALVSSVLEKLGLAGVKRVKKFFYRIPTAVLHDTVKFDCFTIGSDEDLQVMFLSRRQFPEVRTPELLAKLVDVVSSSGGSNRNATTIAAVAGSSSRPAVASSSAPVYEPPMQPVASPSFAVDLSGNVGDEVRHGEHIPTEVHCPTPAGVGDGLFDDPDDDDAEPDFIADESGDDVGTTVPTRAIGGSSSGTQQYPPHFSSLDLDAMRQDDDVLQASGFGARDTEGSAGMNEFQVGQQFQDKDEALLSVKTYSIRRGVQYKVVESDYRRYVGKCSEFGNGCTWLIRLSLRQRKGIWEVKRYNGPHTCLASSISSDHRSLDYHVISTFVMPMVRAHAGVNIKVLQNATAAHFGFRPTYRRVWMAKQKAVAVIYGDWEESYNELPRWVLGVQLTMPGTVAVLRTCPVRVGGQVDDSQAFRHCKPLVSIDGTHLYGKYGGTLLIAIAQDGNSNILPVAFALVEGSPGGTTVC, from the exons atggctagtgaggagagtttCCTAGTTCTGGTACATTACAGAGGGTCCATTAAGAGAAAAACTCGGTCCGGCGTTAAGTTCACTGATAAGGATCCCCTATGTATTATCGTGACGCCGACAACCACCTACGATGCACTTGTTAGCTCTGTGCTGGAGAAGCTGGGTCTTGCAGGCGTTAAAAGGGTGAAGAAGTTTTTCTACCGCATTCCTACAGCGGTGCTCCATGACACCGTGAAGTTTGATTGTTTCACAATCGGTAGTGACGAGGACTTGCAGGTTATGTTTCTTTCTCGTAGGCAGTTTCCCGAGGTAAGGACACCGGAGTTGTTGGCTAAGTTGGTTGATGTGGTATCTAGCTCGGGTGGTTCGAACCGGAATGCCACTACTATAGCCGCGGTTGCCGGCTCGAGCTCGAGACCTGCTGTTGCTTCATCCTCTGCTCCTGTGTATGAGCCACCGATGCAGCCTGTTGCGTCCCCTTCGTTTGCCGTTGATCTGAGCGGCAATGTTGGAGACGAGGTTCGGCACGGGGAACATATTCCCACCGAGGTACATTGTCCCACACCGGCTGGTGTTGGTGATGGTTTGTTTGATGATCCAGATGACGATGACGCGGAGCCGGATTTCATCGCTGATGAAAGCGGCGATGATGTTGGGACTACTGTTCCGACAAGGGCTATAGGTGGATCTAGTTCTGGCACACAGCAGTATCCACCCCATTTTTCCTCATTGGACCTTGATGCCATGCGGCAAGACGATGATGTTCTGCAGGCCTCAGGATTTGGTGCTAGAGATACCGAGGGGTCTGCCGGTATGAACGAGTTCCAGGTTggccaacaatttcaagataaaGATGAGGCGCTGTTGAGTGTGAAGACGTACAGTATCCGTCGAGGGGTCCAGTACAAGGTCGTTGAGTCTGATTATCGCAGGTACGTGGGAAAGTGTTCTGAGTTTGGGAATGGGTGCACATGGCTAATTCGGTTGAGTCTCCGACAGCGGAAGGGTATCTGGGAAGTGAAGCGATACAACGGACCGCATACATGTCTTGCCAGCTCCATCTCCAGCGACCATAGGAGTCTGGACTACCATGTCATATCCACCTTCGTTATGCCGATGGTTAGGGCTCATGCAGGTGTGAACATCAAGGTGCTCCAAAATGCCACGGCCGCACACTTTGGGTTCAGGCCTACGTACCGGAGGGTATGGATGGCGAAGCAGAAGGCCGTTGCCGTGATATATGGGGACTGGGAGGAGTCGTACAATGAGCTCCCTAGGTGGGTTTTAGGAGTGCAGCTGACGATGCCTGGCACTGTAGCCGTCCTCAGGACTTGCCCTGTTCGAGTTGGGGGACAGGTTGACGATTCTCAG GCATTCCGTCATTGCAAGCCTTTGGTGAGTATTGACGGCACCCATTTATATGGGAAGTATGGGGGAACACTGCTAATCGCCATTGCACAAGACGGAAACTCGAACATCCTACCCGTGGCATTTGCACTAGTTGAGG GCAGCCCTGGAGGCACAACGGTCTGTTAG